From the Mangifera indica cultivar Alphonso chromosome 10, CATAS_Mindica_2.1, whole genome shotgun sequence genome, one window contains:
- the LOC123227552 gene encoding probable methyltransferase PMT11 has product MKPPCNPNLLKLFAFIFISFVSFYLGKHWSDGYQQLVFFSTSRSSQKASVSISPNSYISYDISSLITDNETQSQFDAVLSPPTSSIPPPSSSPLSDSIKKFGIITEDGTMSDEFEVGEYDPDLVETDWGNNNGTEETDSGGGRVQIKRFSMCSRNVTEIIPCLDNWEIIKRLKSTDKGEKFERHCPEKGTGLNCLVPAPKGYKQPIPWPRSRDEVWYNNVPHTKLVEDKGGQNWISRKKDKFTFPGGGTQFIHGADQYLNQFSQMVPNITWGNQTRVVMDVGCGVASFGAYLLSRNVLTMSVAPKDVHENQIQFALERGVPAMVAAFATRRLLYPSQAFDLIHCSRCRINWTRDDGILLLEADRMLRSGGYFAWAAQPVYKHEESQEEHWKEMLNFTTRLCWELVKKEGYVAIWQKPSNNSCYLSREAGTTPPLCDPDDNPDNVWYVDLKACITRLPENGYGANLPSWPDRLQTPPDRLQSIQLDAYIARKELFRAESKYWNEIIASYVSGLHWKKMKFRNVMDMRAGFGGFAAALIEQKFDCWVMNVVPVSGFNTLPVIYDRGLLGVMHDWCEPFDTYPRTYDLLHASGLFSVERKRCNMSTIMLEMDRMLRPGGHVYIRDSIDVMDELEEIAKAMGWHVTMRETSEGPHASYRVLTGDKRLLRG; this is encoded by the exons ATGAAGCCACCATGTAATCCAAATCTACTGAAGCTCTTCGCCTTCATTTTCATCTCCTTCGTTTCTTTCTACCTCGGCAAACACTGGTCCGATGGCTACCAGCAACTTGTCTTCTTCTCCACCTCTCGCTCCTCTCAAAAAGCCTCTGTTTCAATCTCCCCTAACTCCTATATATCCTACGATATCTCCTCCCTCATTACGGACAATGAAACACAATCTCAATTCGATGCCGTTCTGTCTCCGCCAACATCTTCAATTCCGCCACCATCTTCATCTCCACTGTCCGATTCGATCAAGAAGTTCGGTATCATAACCGAGGACGGAACTATGTCAGACGAGTTTGAAGTCGGGGAGTACGATCCGGATTTGGTGGAAACCGACTGGGGCAACAATAACGGGACGGAGGAAACGGATAGCGGTGGCGGTAGAGTTCAGATTAAGAGGTTTTCCATGTGTTCCCGGAATGTGACGGAGATTATACCGTGTCTGGATAACTGGGAGATAATTAAACGGTTGAAGTCCACGGATAAAGGGGAGAAATTCGAGCGACATTGTCCTGAAAAGGGTACCGGATTGAATTGCTTGGTTCCGGCTCCAAAAGGCTACAAGCAGCCAATTCCGTGGCCCAGAAGTCGAGATGAG GTATGGTACAACAATGTTCCTCATACAAAACTGGTTGAAGATAAAGGAGGACAAAACTGGATTTCAAGAAAAAAGGATAAGTTCACGTTTCCAGGAGGTGGTACACAGTTTATACATGGGGCAGATCAATACTTGAATCAGTTCTCTCAG ATGGTGCCTAATATTACATGGGGTAATCAAACCAGAGTTGTGATGGATGTTGGATGTGGTGTGGCAAGTTTCGGTGCCTATTTGTTGTCACGAAATGTCTTAACCATGTCTGTAGCTCCAAAAGATGTTCATGAGAATCAGATTCAATTTGCTCTTGAGCGTGGCGTTCCGGCAATGGTAGCAGCATTTGCAACTCGCCGGTTATTGTATCCAAGTCAAGCTTTTGACTTGATACATTGTTCAAGATGCAGAATAAATTGGACTCGTGATG ATGGGATTTTGCTGCTTGAGGCTGATAGGATGCTTAGGTCAGGAGGATACTTTGCTTGGGCTGCACAACCAGTGTATAAACATGAAGAATCTCAAGAGGAACACTGGAAAG AGATGCTTAATTTTACAACCCGTCTTTGCTGGGAGCTTGTGAAGAAGGAGGGATATGTTGCAATATGGCAGAAGCCCTCCAACAACAGCTGTTATCTAAGCCGTGAGGCAGGAACCACACCCCCACTGTGTGACCCAGATGACAATCCAGACAATGTCTG GTATGTTGATCTGAAGGCATGCATCACACGACTTCCAGAAAATGGATATGGAGCAAATCTTCCTTCATGGCCTGATCGATTGCAAACTCCACCAGATAGGCTCCAAAGCATACAGCTTGATGCGTACATTGCTAGAAAAGAGCTCTTCAGGGCAGAATCAAAGTATTGGAATGAAATAATAGCAAGCTATGTCTCTGGTTTACACtggaagaagatgaaatttagAAATGTAATGGATATGAGAGCTGGCTTTGGAGG ATTTGCAGCAGCTTTAATTGAGCAAAAATTTGATTGCTGGGTTATGAATGTGGTTCCAGTTAGCGGTTTCAACACCTTACCTGTTATATATGACCGAGGACTACTAGGAGTTATGCATGATTG GTGTGAACCATTTGATACATATCCAAGAACCTACGACTTACTGCATGCATCTGGACTCTTCTCTGTTGAAAGAAAAAG ATGTAATATGTCTACCATCATGCTTGAGATGGACCGAATGCTTAGACCTGGTGGACATGTATATATTCGTGACTCTATTGATGTCATGGATGAACTTGAAGAGATTGCAAAAGCTATGGGATGGCATGTGACTATGCGAGAGACGTCCGAGGGCCCTCATGCAAGTTATAGGGTGTTGACAGGTGATAAACGCCTTCTGCGTGGTTAA
- the LOC123227553 gene encoding protein HESO1 isoform X2: protein MNLYSVLEPTLQQVINMISPLPEDWNARLTIIFELKQVVESVESLRGATVEPFGSFLSNLFTRRGDLDISIDLPYGSHISSAGKKRKQNLLRDLQRALIQRDEFRRLQLIPNARVPILKLESHHRNISCDISIDNMAGQMKSKFFCWINEIDGRFRDMVLLVKEWAKVYNINNPKSGTLNSYSLCLLVVFHFQTCVPAIFPPLRDIYSHNLVDELQGVRATVERNIWETCATNIARFGSDKSRKINRSSLSELFHSFIAKFCDISIKASKLGICPFTGKWELIENNTRWLPNNHALFIEDPFERPANCARAVSAKQLPRISQAFETTHLKLNSATYNQNSLLAILTRPQTSQIIPRGNYPSKNAGYPRSQKQVHRSVHSPSTVQHQTQNKRLEKHPSRPVVQQFPTQPVQRNVTELHGQPVQRYPHVQHYRGQTVQQYQAQPVRQYQSQAQQKWRPKPPGK, encoded by the exons ATGAATTTGTATAGTGTATTGGAACCCACTCTCCAACAAGTAATTAATATGATCAGTCCGTTGCCGGAGGATTGGAATGCACGATTGACAatcatttttgaattaaaacagGTTGTTGAATCTGTGGAAAGTTTGAGAG GTGCAACTGTGGAGCCATTTGGATCATTTCTGTCAAATCTCTTCACACGTAGGGGAGACCTGGATATTTCTATTGACTTGCCTTATGGTTCACATATTTCATCTGCGGGAAAGAAGCGGAAACAAAATTTGCTTCGGGATTTACAGAGAGCTTTGATACAAAGAG ATGAATTTCGCAGGTTGCAATTAATCCCCAACGCAAGAGTTCCCATTTTGAAACTTGAGAGCCACCACCGGAACATCTCTTGTGATATTTCAATAGATAACATGGCTGGTCAAATGAAGTCTAAATTCTTTTGTTGGATCAATGAGATAGATGGACGCTTCCGTGACATGGTTTTATTG GTCAAGGAATGGGCCAAAgtttataatatcaataatccTAAAAGCGGGACATTGAACTCATACTCTCTCTGCTTGCTTGTGGTCTTCCATTTCCAG ACATGTGTACCTGCAATTTTTCCTCCGCTAAGAGATATATATTCACACAATCTTGTTGATGAACTTCAAG GTGTGCGGGCCACTGTAGAGAGAAATATTTGGGAGACGTGTGCTACAAACATTGCCAGGTTTGGATCTGacaaatcaagaaaaattaATCGGAGTTCTTTGTCCGAGCTTTTCCACTCTTTCATTGCAAAG TTTTGTGATATAAGTATAAAGGCCTCAAAGCTTGGAATTTGCCCTTTTACCGGAAAATGGGAactaatagaaaataatacaaGATGGTTGCCCAACAATCACGCTTTATTT ATTGAGGATCCTTTCGAGAGGCCTGCAAACTGTGCACGTGCTGTTAGTGCCAAGCAATTGCCGAGGATATCCCAAGCCTTTGAGACAACCCACTTGAAGCTTAACTCTGCTACTTATAATCAGAATTCGCTGCTCGCCATACTAACCAGGCCGCAAACATCACAAATCATTCCAAGAGGCAATTACCCGAGCAAGAATGCTGGATATCCAAGATCTCAAAAGCAAGTTCACAGGTCTGTGCACTCACCATCAACAGTGCAACATCAAACCCAGAACAAGAGGCTGGAAAAACATCCCAGCAGACCGGTGGTGCAACAATTTCCTACTCAACCAGTGCAACGAAATGTTACAGAGTTAC ATGGTCAACCTGTGCAAAGATATCCACATGTTCAACATTATCGAGGCCAAACTGTGCAACAATATCAAGCCCAACCCGTGCGGCAGTATCAGAGTCAAGCACAGCAGAAGTGGAGGCCAAAACCTCCTGGTAAATAG
- the LOC123227553 gene encoding protein HESO1 isoform X3, protein MNLYSVLEPTLQQVINMISPLPEDWNARLTIIFELKQVVESVESLRGATVEPFGSFLSNLFTRRGDLDISIDLPYGSHISSAGKKRKQNLLRDLQRALIQRDEFRRLQLIPNARVPILKLESHHRNISCDISIDNMAGQMKSKFFCWINEIDGRFRDMVLLVKEWAKVYNINNPKSGTLNSYSLCLLVVFHFQTCVPAIFPPLRDIYSHNLVDELQGVRATVERNIWETCATNIARFGSDKSRKINRSSLSELFHSFIAKFCDISIKASKLGICPFTGKWELIENNTRWLPNNHALFIEDPFERPANCARAVSAKQLPRISQAFETTHLKLNSATYNQNSLLAILTRPQTSQIIPRGNYPSKNAGYPRSQKQVHRSVHSPSTVQHQTQNKRLEKHPSRPVVQQFPTQPVQRNVTELHGQPVQRYPHVQHYRGQTVQQYQAQPVRQYQSQAQQKWRPKPPGK, encoded by the exons ATGAATTTGTATAGTGTATTGGAACCCACTCTCCAACAAGTAATTAATATGATCAGTCCGTTGCCGGAGGATTGGAATGCACGATTGACAatcatttttgaattaaaacagGTTGTTGAATCTGTGGAAAGTTTGAGAG GTGCAACTGTGGAGCCATTTGGATCATTTCTGTCAAATCTCTTCACACGTAGGGGAGACCTGGATATTTCTATTGACTTGCCTTATGGTTCACATATTTCATCTGCGGGAAAGAAGCGGAAACAAAATTTGCTTCGGGATTTACAGAGAGCTTTGATACAAAGAG ATGAATTTCGCAGGTTGCAATTAATCCCCAACGCAAGAGTTCCCATTTTGAAACTTGAGAGCCACCACCGGAACATCTCTTGTGATATTTCAATAGATAACATGGCTGGTCAAATGAAGTCTAAATTCTTTTGTTGGATCAATGAGATAGATGGACGCTTCCGTGACATGGTTTTATTG GTCAAGGAATGGGCCAAAgtttataatatcaataatccTAAAAGCGGGACATTGAACTCATACTCTCTCTGCTTGCTTGTGGTCTTCCATTTCCAG ACATGTGTACCTGCAATTTTTCCTCCGCTAAGAGATATATATTCACACAATCTTGTTGATGAACTTCAAG GTGTGCGGGCCACTGTAGAGAGAAATATTTGGGAGACGTGTGCTACAAACATTGCCAGGTTTGGATCTGacaaatcaagaaaaattaATCGGAGTTCTTTGTCCGAGCTTTTCCACTCTTTCATTGCAAAG TTTTGTGATATAAGTATAAAGGCCTCAAAGCTTGGAATTTGCCCTTTTACCGGAAAATGGGAactaatagaaaataatacaaGATGGTTGCCCAACAATCACGCTTTATTT ATTGAGGATCCTTTCGAGAGGCCTGCAAACTGTGCACGTGCTGTTAGTGCCAAGCAATTGCCGAGGATATCCCAAGCCTTTGAGACAACCCACTTGAAGCTTAACTCTGCTACTTATAATCAGAATTCGCTGCTCGCCATACTAACCAGGCCGCAAACATCACAAATCATTCCAAGAGGCAATTACCCGAGCAAGAATGCTGGATATCCAAGATCTCAAAAGCAAGTTCACAGGTCTGTGCACTCACCATCAACAGTGCAACATCAAACCCAGAACAAGAGGCTGGAAAAACATCCCAGCAGACCGGTGGTGCAACAATTTCCTACTCAACCAGTGCAACGAAATGTTACAGAGTTACATG GTCAACCTGTGCAAAGATATCCACATGTTCAACATTATCGAGGCCAAACTGTGCAACAATATCAAGCCCAACCCGTGCGGCAGTATCAGAGTCAAGCACAGCAGAAGTGGAGGCCAAAACCTCCTGGTAAATAG
- the LOC123227553 gene encoding protein HESO1 isoform X1, with protein sequence MNLYSVLEPTLQQVINMISPLPEDWNARLTIIFELKQVVESVESLRGATVEPFGSFLSNLFTRRGDLDISIDLPYGSHISSAGKKRKQNLLRDLQRALIQRDEFRRLQLIPNARVPILKLESHHRNISCDISIDNMAGQMKSKFFCWINEIDGRFRDMVLLVKEWAKVYNINNPKSGTLNSYSLCLLVVFHFQTCVPAIFPPLRDIYSHNLVDELQGVRATVERNIWETCATNIARFGSDKSRKINRSSLSELFHSFIAKFCDISIKASKLGICPFTGKWELIENNTRWLPNNHALFIEDPFERPANCARAVSAKQLPRISQAFETTHLKLNSATYNQNSLLAILTRPQTSQIIPRGNYPSKNAGYPRSQKQVHRSVHSPSTVQHQTQNKRLEKHPSRPVVQQFPTQPVQRNVTELHGQPVQRYPHVQHYRGQTVQQFPTQPVQRNVTELHGQPVQRYPHVQHYRGQTVQQYQAQPVRQYQSQAQQKWRPKPPGK encoded by the exons ATGAATTTGTATAGTGTATTGGAACCCACTCTCCAACAAGTAATTAATATGATCAGTCCGTTGCCGGAGGATTGGAATGCACGATTGACAatcatttttgaattaaaacagGTTGTTGAATCTGTGGAAAGTTTGAGAG GTGCAACTGTGGAGCCATTTGGATCATTTCTGTCAAATCTCTTCACACGTAGGGGAGACCTGGATATTTCTATTGACTTGCCTTATGGTTCACATATTTCATCTGCGGGAAAGAAGCGGAAACAAAATTTGCTTCGGGATTTACAGAGAGCTTTGATACAAAGAG ATGAATTTCGCAGGTTGCAATTAATCCCCAACGCAAGAGTTCCCATTTTGAAACTTGAGAGCCACCACCGGAACATCTCTTGTGATATTTCAATAGATAACATGGCTGGTCAAATGAAGTCTAAATTCTTTTGTTGGATCAATGAGATAGATGGACGCTTCCGTGACATGGTTTTATTG GTCAAGGAATGGGCCAAAgtttataatatcaataatccTAAAAGCGGGACATTGAACTCATACTCTCTCTGCTTGCTTGTGGTCTTCCATTTCCAG ACATGTGTACCTGCAATTTTTCCTCCGCTAAGAGATATATATTCACACAATCTTGTTGATGAACTTCAAG GTGTGCGGGCCACTGTAGAGAGAAATATTTGGGAGACGTGTGCTACAAACATTGCCAGGTTTGGATCTGacaaatcaagaaaaattaATCGGAGTTCTTTGTCCGAGCTTTTCCACTCTTTCATTGCAAAG TTTTGTGATATAAGTATAAAGGCCTCAAAGCTTGGAATTTGCCCTTTTACCGGAAAATGGGAactaatagaaaataatacaaGATGGTTGCCCAACAATCACGCTTTATTT ATTGAGGATCCTTTCGAGAGGCCTGCAAACTGTGCACGTGCTGTTAGTGCCAAGCAATTGCCGAGGATATCCCAAGCCTTTGAGACAACCCACTTGAAGCTTAACTCTGCTACTTATAATCAGAATTCGCTGCTCGCCATACTAACCAGGCCGCAAACATCACAAATCATTCCAAGAGGCAATTACCCGAGCAAGAATGCTGGATATCCAAGATCTCAAAAGCAAGTTCACAGGTCTGTGCACTCACCATCAACAGTGCAACATCAAACCCAGAACAAGAGGCTGGAAAAACATCCCAGCAGACCGGTGGTGCAACAATTTCCTACTCAACCAGTGCAACGAAATGTTACAGAGTTACATGGTCAACCTGTGCAAAGATATCCACATGTTCAACATTATCGAGGCCAAACTGTGCAACAATTTCCTACTCAACCAGTGCAACGAAATGTCACAGAGTTACATGGTCAACCTGTGCAAAGATATCCACATGTTCAACATTATCGAGGCCAAACTGTGCAACAATATCAAGCCCAACCCGTGCGGCAGTATCAGAGTCAAGCACAGCAGAAGTGGAGGCCAAAACCTCCTGGTAAATAG
- the LOC123227556 gene encoding protein phosphatase 2C 37-like: MAGICCGVVGESEPAAPVEPSSRTSRRRRLELQPFKLVADAAAQLPKPLENGRKRQRLELFTALSTRENSEANELERSRSDNNEQVHKNEALNVSSHVNLEDNAENESPKYGMTSVCGRRRDMEDAVSIHTSFYQQKSSVSAKTHFFGVFDGHGCSHVALKCKDRLHEIVKEELEAYKEEETVEWKKTMERSYERMDQEVQMLTEKSKTSSCRCELQTPQCEAVGSTAVVAIVTPNKIIVSNCGDSRAVLCRNGVALPLSSDHKPDRPDELLRIQEAGGRVIYWEGSRVLGVLAMSRAIGDNYLKPYVIPEPEVTVTECTAEDECLILASDGLWDAVSNDTAVKVVRTCFRAHRTSSPGSEAAGGQSFDKACSDASVLLTKLALARHSMDNVSVVVVDLRNNSQQETRSHSLQKLNY; the protein is encoded by the exons ATGGCCGGAATTTGTTGTGGAGTTGTCGGTGAGAGTGAACCAGCTGCACCAGTTGAGCCAAGCTCACGAACATCCAGGCGGAGGAGGTTAGAGCTACAGCCGTTCAAGTTGGTGGCAGACGCTGCTGCACAACTTCCAAAGCCGTTAGAAAATGGGCGGAAACGGCAAAGGCTTGAACTTTTTACTGCGTTATCAACTCGAGAGAATTCTGAAGCAAACGAACTTGAGCGAAGCCGTTCTGATAATAATGAACAAGTTCATAAAAATGAAGCCTTAAATGTAAGCTCTCATGTTAACCTTGAAGATAACGCGGAAAATGAGAGTCCTAAATATGGGATGACGTCAGTTTGTGGCAGAAGACGAGACATGGAAGACGCAGTCTCGATCCATACGTCGTTTTACCAGCAAAAAAGCAGCGTTTCAGCTAAAACGCACTTCTTCGGGGTGTTTGACGGCCATGGCTGCTCacat gTGGCGTTGAAGTGTAAAGATCGGTTACATGAGATTGTTAAAGAAGAACTTGAAGCctataaagaagaagaaactgtGGAGTGGAAGAAGACGATGGAGCGAAGCTACGAGAGAATGGATCAAGAAGTACAAATGTTAACCGAGAAGTCAAAGACCTCAAGCTGTAGATGTGAGCTCCAAACTCCTCAATGCGAAGCTGTTGGATCCACGGCTGTCGTTGCCATCGTCACTCCGAATAAGATTATTGTCTCTAACTGTGGCGATTCTCGTGCTGTCCTTTGTCGAAACGGCGTCGCACTCCCTCTCTCATCGGATCATAAA CCGGATCGACCAGACGAGTTGCTCCGAATCCAAGAGGCGGGTGGCCGGGTCATTTATTGGGAGGGATCACGTGTCCTTGGAGTGCTGGCGATGTCAAGAGCAATCGGTGACAACTATTTGAAGCCGTACGTGATTCCGGAACCGGAGGTGACGGTGACGGAGTGTACAGCTGAGGACGAGTGTTTGATTTTGGCCAGTGACGGGTTATGGGATGCGGTATCAAACGACACAGCCGTCAAAGTTGTGCGCACATGCTTCCGTGCTCACAGAACGTCTTCACCGGGAAGTGAAGCGGCGGGTGGACAGAGTTTCGATAAAGCTTGCTCCGATGCGTCAGTTCTGTTGACCAAATTGGCCCTGGCTAGACACAGCATGGATAACGTGAGCGTTGTTGTAGTTGATTTGAGAAACAATTCACAGCAAGAGACCAGAAGCCATTCTCTACAGAaactcaattattaa